AGCGTTACAGGAGCGGCCGTGACCATCCGTCCACTTTAAGACACGTAATGCGCATCCCACGGCCTAATTTTCATTGTAGACACTGGCCAAACCAAATGACCTTCACCGTACTGCTCGTCGAAGACGAGCTGATCCTCCGGCAACTTCTGATGGAGTTGATCTCGCCCCTGGCTCTGGAGGTGATCGAGTGTGCATCGGCTGACGCAGCGCTCGAACATCTGGAGCGCGGGACGGTGGATCTGCTGCTGAGCGATATTCGCATGCCGGGCTCGCTGGATGGCTGGCAGCTGGCGCAGATCGTCTGGGCCCGCTGGCCCGAACTGCCGGTGTTGCTAACCTCGGGGCACCAGATGCCGCGCGACGACCAGATACCGGAACACTCGGCGTTCCTCTCCAAACCATGGGATCTGGACGCGATGTACGGCAGGGTGCAAACCTACCTCGAAAGCCAGGCCGGCCATCGGCCG
Above is a genomic segment from Pseudomonas argentinensis containing:
- a CDS encoding response regulator; translated protein: MTFTVLLVEDELILRQLLMELISPLALEVIECASADAALEHLERGTVDLLLSDIRMPGSLDGWQLAQIVWARWPELPVLLTSGHQMPRDDQIPEHSAFLSKPWDLDAMYGRVQTYLESQAGHRPRAH